A portion of the Staphylococcus felis genome contains these proteins:
- the qoxA gene encoding cytochrome aa3 quinol oxidase subunit II, which yields MSKFKSILLAVGTLFLLAGCSNMEVLNPKGPMANDSRFLIIYSIIFMVVIVVVVCILFAVFTYKYRYTKNNESGKMHHSVLLETVWFVIPVVILIALMIPTVRSLYLYEEPPKSEDDPIVIYAVSGGFKWFFAYPEEKIETVNHLTIPTDRPVTFKLQSMDTMTSFWVPQLGGQKYAMTAMTMQWTYEAHEEGTYRGRNSNFNGEGFSRQTFNVDAVSQSEYDQWVKEAQSKPTLTQDTFDKQLLPITENKELTFSGTHMNFVDPAADPDYIFYAYDRFNYEPKDPNFYDETKGVLDQPNKPARKPQITNVNYERHGMAINLLKNDEPYDNEFKKEEKHTMDEMESMQKGAKEDAQEDHKSGGGH from the coding sequence GTGTCAAAATTTAAGTCTATACTTCTTGCAGTTGGAACACTATTTTTACTTGCGGGCTGTTCTAACATGGAAGTTCTTAACCCAAAAGGGCCAATGGCAAATGATTCAAGATTTTTGATTATCTATTCAATTATCTTTATGGTTGTCATTGTTGTCGTAGTATGTATTTTATTCGCTGTTTTTACTTATAAGTATCGTTATACGAAAAACAACGAATCGGGTAAAATGCATCACAGCGTTTTACTTGAAACAGTATGGTTCGTCATCCCTGTAGTTATCTTAATTGCATTAATGATTCCTACTGTTAGATCATTGTATCTTTATGAAGAACCACCAAAATCTGAAGATGACCCTATCGTCATTTATGCAGTAAGTGGTGGCTTTAAATGGTTCTTCGCTTATCCTGAAGAAAAAATCGAAACGGTCAATCATTTAACAATTCCTACTGATCGTCCGGTTACCTTTAAACTTCAATCTATGGATACTATGACAAGTTTCTGGGTCCCACAACTTGGTGGTCAAAAATATGCTATGACTGCTATGACAATGCAATGGACTTATGAAGCTCATGAAGAAGGAACATATCGTGGTCGTAACTCAAACTTCAACGGTGAAGGCTTCTCTCGTCAAACATTTAACGTTGACGCTGTAAGTCAAAGTGAATACGACCAATGGGTAAAAGAAGCTCAATCAAAACCAACATTGACTCAAGATACTTTTGATAAGCAACTTTTACCAATCACTGAAAACAAAGAGTTGACATTTAGTGGTACACATATGAATTTCGTTGATCCAGCGGCTGATCCTGATTATATCTTCTACGCATATGATCGTTTCAATTACGAACCTAAAGATCCAAACTTCTATGATGAAACTAAAGGTGTGTTAGATCAACCAAACAAACCAGCACGTAAACCACAAATTACTAATGTTAACTACGAACGTCATGGTATGGCTATCAATCTTCTAAAGAATGATGAACCTTATGATAATGAGTTCAAAAAAGAAGAAAAGCATACGATGGACGAAATGGAGTCTATGCAAAAAGGTGCTAAAGAAGATGCACAAGAAGATCACAAAAGTGGAGGTGGACATTAA
- a CDS encoding immunoglobulin-like domain-containing protein, giving the protein MKKLLQSLSAIGVSATLVTPNLSAEATTNTIPSIKGPDYTVLQVGQTCNPLEGVSAYDKEDGDLTDKIKVNGYVDTSKQGVYELEYQVTDSNGAMQKSQRTIKVVDSLSDSAF; this is encoded by the coding sequence ATGAAAAAACTACTTCAATCTTTATCAGCTATCGGTGTTTCTGCCACACTTGTTACACCTAACCTTAGTGCCGAAGCTACGACTAACACCATTCCTTCAATTAAAGGTCCTGACTACACCGTATTACAAGTAGGACAAACATGCAATCCACTTGAAGGCGTGTCAGCATATGATAAAGAAGATGGTGATCTTACTGATAAGATAAAAGTCAATGGATATGTTGATACTTCCAAACAAGGTGTATATGAACTTGAGTATCAAGTTACCGATTCAAATGGGGCTATGCAAAAATCTCAGCGTACAATCAAAGTTGTTGATTCTCTTTCGGATTCAGCTTTTTAA
- a CDS encoding globin domain-containing protein, with product MLTQEEKQIILETVPVLKEKGTEITSKFYNRMFTQHPELRNMFNQTNQKKGFQSTALAQSVLAAAVNIEDFAPIIPIVKEIGYKHCALDVREAHYPIVGENLLLAIQEVVGIEADHPIIQAWAKAYGIIADAFISIEKDIYANMLWQGFKPFKVEKIEVITHNIKAFTVTSNAFDLSQYEAGQYITVDVESEKLPYRAKRHYSIVDGGKDFLTFGVRRETSENHEGEVSTILHDEFKVGDMLNLSAPVGGFKVQNLDKPQLFIGSGVGVTPLVSMYRKAALEGSKSQFINVAATKEDVAFDNVLQKVTDENANASLHVHLRDQEGYLKADELKNYLSEGTEIYICGGTPFLQSMIKELETLNVGDESIHYETFVPRLSVEV from the coding sequence ATGTTAACTCAAGAAGAAAAACAAATCATTTTAGAAACAGTTCCAGTATTAAAAGAAAAAGGGACAGAAATTACTTCAAAGTTCTACAATAGAATGTTCACACAACACCCTGAATTACGTAATATGTTTAACCAAACAAATCAAAAGAAAGGATTCCAATCAACTGCTTTAGCACAATCTGTTTTAGCGGCAGCAGTTAATATTGAAGATTTTGCACCAATCATCCCTATTGTTAAGGAGATTGGATATAAACACTGTGCTTTAGATGTACGTGAAGCACATTATCCAATTGTTGGTGAGAACTTACTTTTAGCAATTCAAGAAGTTGTCGGTATTGAAGCGGATCATCCAATTATTCAAGCGTGGGCGAAAGCATATGGCATTATTGCAGATGCGTTTATTTCAATTGAAAAAGATATTTATGCTAATATGCTATGGCAAGGATTTAAGCCTTTCAAAGTTGAAAAAATAGAAGTAATTACCCACAATATTAAAGCATTTACAGTTACTTCTAATGCGTTTGACTTAAGTCAATATGAGGCGGGGCAATATATTACTGTAGATGTTGAAAGTGAAAAACTTCCGTATCGTGCAAAGCGTCATTACTCTATTGTTGATGGAGGAAAGGACTTTTTGACATTTGGTGTTCGTAGAGAAACAAGTGAGAATCATGAAGGGGAAGTATCAACGATTTTACATGATGAGTTTAAAGTAGGAGATATGTTAAACCTTTCGGCACCAGTCGGTGGTTTTAAAGTACAAAATCTTGATAAGCCCCAATTATTCATAGGATCAGGCGTGGGTGTCACGCCATTAGTATCAATGTACAGAAAAGCAGCTCTTGAAGGTTCAAAATCTCAATTTATCAATGTAGCGGCTACAAAAGAAGATGTAGCGTTTGATAATGTTTTACAAAAAGTGACAGATGAAAATGCAAACGCTTCATTACATGTTCATTTACGTGACCAAGAAGGATATTTAAAAGCAGATGAATTGAAAAACTATTTATCAGAAGGTACAGAGATTTATATTTGTGGTGGTACGCCATTTTTACAATCAATGATTAAAGAACTTGAAACATTAAATGTAGGTGATGAAAGCATTCATTATGAAACATTTGTGCCACGTTTAAGTGTTGAGGTGTAA
- a CDS encoding acyltransferase family protein encodes MIVIFTIFTINLQILNIGMLNFIITNIIKTITTGDIVMYQNQFISIEKNFRPEIEGLRIVAALLVAIYHIWFGRVSGGVDVFFVISGFLITTSIISKVNKNGYLSPSIYFGNLLKRLLPGVLTVLFFVSIFSFFILPRNILMKTSKEIFASLFYFENIQLAFSNTNYLDSEQMKTPVEHFWAMSIQGQFYIVWFLIFTLIVYLCHKIEIKNGFKLTNTILLLLFIISFTFSIYQTHVNQPFAYFNPLARVWQFALGGLLCLNLNKLKISSLLSNVLGWLGLIGLILTGALFDVSKMFPGYISLWPMLCATFILISGNHPSKFGVEKLLASKLLVFLGSISFGIYLWHWVILSFYKYKISDTPSFFSGILIILFSIILSWLMTQFIEKPIRHSKIFPTKKLLYPFIANILLIVGLLSVYFISSLSTSHHDIPNNKFPGALAYNTSQNSNATAQSITNVKDDKSQAYADGVMIYQGSQVKPKSYGDTQNYKKTILLVGGSHSSHWLGALQSFASDEHIRIIHLGKANARFSTNNEDALSTAWMKNVNQYIKENSSTIDMVFTTANVSDVNSKEVPKGFIEEFKFVESLDIPIFAVRDTPRLKVNPIEEYEKNKTWTYDVSQILNDSSWKSDQLQKTAYYDYTKYFAPNHEFKAVRGNIFVYFDSQHITDSYSRSLGPIIKDDVIKELNKTK; translated from the coding sequence GTGATAGTAATATTTACAATATTTACAATCAATTTACAAATCTTAAATATTGGTATGCTAAATTTTATAATAACAAATATTATAAAAACTATAACAACAGGAGATATTGTCATGTATCAAAACCAATTTATTTCAATAGAAAAAAATTTCAGACCAGAAATTGAAGGCCTTCGTATCGTTGCCGCTCTATTAGTAGCAATATATCATATATGGTTTGGGAGAGTCTCAGGAGGCGTAGATGTTTTTTTCGTTATTTCTGGATTTCTTATTACGACGTCAATTATTTCGAAAGTAAATAAAAATGGTTACCTTTCACCATCCATTTACTTCGGTAATTTACTTAAACGATTACTTCCAGGCGTGCTAACTGTTTTATTCTTTGTTAGTATATTTTCTTTTTTTATACTACCTAGAAATATTCTAATGAAGACTTCAAAAGAAATATTCGCATCTTTATTTTATTTCGAAAATATACAACTTGCTTTCTCTAATACTAATTATCTAGACTCAGAACAAATGAAAACACCCGTAGAACATTTTTGGGCTATGTCTATTCAAGGACAATTTTATATCGTATGGTTTCTTATTTTTACACTCATTGTTTATTTATGTCATAAAATTGAAATTAAAAACGGTTTTAAATTAACTAATACAATTTTATTATTATTATTTATTATTTCTTTTACATTCTCAATTTATCAAACTCATGTTAATCAACCTTTTGCATATTTTAATCCTCTAGCACGAGTATGGCAATTTGCATTAGGTGGACTGCTTTGTCTAAATTTAAACAAACTCAAAATAAGCTCTTTATTATCCAATGTATTAGGTTGGTTGGGCTTGATTGGTTTGATATTGACTGGAGCTCTTTTTGATGTTTCAAAAATGTTCCCAGGTTATATTTCATTATGGCCAATGTTATGTGCTACATTTATTTTAATTTCAGGTAACCATCCTTCCAAATTTGGCGTAGAAAAGTTATTAGCAAGTAAATTACTCGTCTTTTTAGGAAGTATTTCATTTGGTATCTATCTTTGGCACTGGGTTATTCTATCATTTTATAAGTATAAAATTTCTGACACACCGTCATTTTTTTCCGGAATACTCATTATTTTATTCTCTATTATTTTAAGTTGGTTGATGACTCAATTTATCGAAAAACCTATCCGACACTCTAAAATATTTCCTACAAAAAAATTATTATACCCTTTTATAGCCAATATACTATTAATAGTTGGATTACTTTCGGTTTATTTTATCTCATCATTAAGCACTTCACATCATGACATTCCAAATAATAAATTTCCAGGGGCATTAGCCTACAACACTAGTCAAAATTCAAATGCAACAGCTCAATCTATCACGAATGTAAAAGATGATAAATCTCAAGCATATGCTGACGGCGTTATGATATATCAAGGTAGTCAAGTAAAACCAAAGTCTTATGGAGATACTCAAAATTATAAAAAGACAATATTACTAGTAGGTGGTTCACATTCAAGTCATTGGTTAGGAGCTCTTCAAAGTTTTGCATCTGACGAACATATACGAATTATTCATCTTGGCAAAGCAAACGCCAGGTTCAGTACAAACAATGAAGACGCATTATCTACTGCATGGATGAAAAATGTCAATCAGTACATAAAGGAAAATAGTTCTACAATTGATATGGTGTTTACAACTGCTAATGTATCTGATGTGAATAGTAAAGAAGTTCCCAAAGGATTTATAGAGGAATTCAAATTTGTAGAATCTTTAGATATACCTATATTCGCTGTAAGAGATACACCGAGATTGAAAGTCAATCCAATAGAAGAATATGAAAAAAATAAAACCTGGACCTATGATGTTTCTCAAATTTTAAATGATAGTTCATGGAAAAGCGATCAATTACAAAAAACAGCATATTACGATTACACAAAATACTTTGCTCCTAATCATGAATTTAAAGCGGTGAGAGGAAATATATTCGTCTACTTTGATTCACAACATATCACCGACTCATACTCAAGATCACTCGGTCCAATCATTAAAGATGATGTCATTAAAGAGCTTAATAAAACTAAATAA
- the folD gene encoding bifunctional methylenetetrahydrofolate dehydrogenase/methenyltetrahydrofolate cyclohydrolase FolD, with the protein MSVKILDGKQIAKDYRQGLQDEVEKLTKQGYTPKLSVILVGNDGASQSYVRSKKKAAEKIGMISEVIHLDEDTPEKDVLKELERLNKDESVSGILVQVPLPDQVDEQKVLDAIDPAKDVDGFHPINIGRLYLDQAKLIPCTPLGVMELLKHADIDLEGKNAVVIGRSHIVGQPVAKLLTQKNATVTVLHSRSQNISEHLKNADVIVSAVGRPGMVTKNDVKEGAVVIDVGNTPDENGKLKGDVEYDEVKDIAGAITPVPGGVGPMTITMVLNNTLIAEKMRRGLE; encoded by the coding sequence ATGAGTGTAAAAATTTTAGATGGTAAACAAATCGCTAAGGATTACCGTCAAGGGTTACAAGATGAAGTGGAGAAATTAACAAAACAAGGTTATACACCTAAGCTTTCAGTTATACTTGTAGGTAATGACGGTGCAAGCCAAAGCTACGTTCGTTCTAAAAAGAAAGCAGCAGAAAAAATTGGAATGATTTCAGAAGTCATTCATTTAGATGAAGATACACCTGAAAAAGACGTATTAAAAGAGTTAGAGCGTTTAAATAAAGATGAAAGCGTTAGCGGCATATTAGTTCAAGTGCCCCTACCTGATCAAGTTGATGAACAAAAAGTATTAGATGCTATTGATCCTGCTAAAGATGTAGATGGATTTCACCCGATTAACATTGGACGCTTATATTTAGATCAAGCTAAACTGATTCCATGTACGCCATTAGGTGTGATGGAATTACTAAAACATGCTGACATTGATTTAGAAGGAAAGAACGCGGTCGTGATTGGCCGTAGTCACATTGTTGGCCAACCCGTTGCCAAACTACTCACTCAAAAAAATGCAACTGTTACTGTATTGCATTCACGTAGTCAGAATATAAGTGAACATCTTAAAAATGCTGATGTCATCGTTAGTGCAGTAGGTCGCCCAGGTATGGTAACAAAAAACGATGTCAAAGAGGGCGCGGTCGTGATTGATGTCGGAAATACACCTGATGAAAACGGTAAACTTAAAGGAGACGTTGAATACGACGAAGTTAAAGATATTGCAGGGGCTATTACACCAGTTCCGGGTGGCGTTGGCCCAATGACTATTACGATGGTACTCAACAACACACTCATTGCTGAAAAAATGCGTCGAGGACTTGAATAA
- the purE gene encoding 5-(carboxyamino)imidazole ribonucleotide mutase → MKVAVIMGSSSDWDVMREACEMLDELRVDYDKKVVSAHRTPHMMVSFATEARQNEYSIIIAGAGGAAHLPGMVASMTTLPVIGVPIESKSLKGLDSLLSIVQMPGGIPVATTAIGKAGAKNAGILAARMIGMTDQTVQRNLETYEASLVDKVEAMQDELR, encoded by the coding sequence GTGAAGGTAGCAGTCATTATGGGAAGTTCTTCAGATTGGGATGTGATGCGTGAAGCTTGTGAAATGTTAGATGAGCTAAGGGTTGATTACGATAAAAAAGTCGTATCTGCCCACCGAACGCCACATATGATGGTTTCGTTTGCCACTGAAGCACGTCAAAATGAATATTCTATTATCATTGCAGGAGCAGGAGGAGCAGCGCATTTGCCTGGTATGGTAGCCTCAATGACGACATTACCTGTAATAGGGGTGCCGATTGAATCTAAAAGTTTAAAAGGACTTGATTCGTTATTATCTATAGTACAAATGCCAGGTGGTATTCCAGTAGCTACCACAGCAATTGGTAAAGCAGGTGCTAAAAATGCAGGCATTTTAGCTGCTCGTATGATAGGTATGACAGACCAAACTGTACAACGCAACTTAGAAACTTACGAAGCATCATTAGTAGATAAGGTGGAGGCTATGCAAGATGAACTTCGATAA
- the purK gene encoding 5-(carboxyamino)imidazole ribonucleotide synthase has product MNFDKLKFGQTIGIIGGGQLGKMMAQSAQKMGFRVIVLDPDPDCPCQYVAHQFIEAAYDDIEALNQLGELSDVITYEFENIAAEQLKHLVEAYNVPQGSQAIQLLQDRLTEKQSLQDAGAHVVPFEQVTSQQDLEQVIQNLGYPFMIKTRFGGYDGKGQILVRSEAELEEATQLVMREECVAEQFLELHQEVSLTVTVGQNQQTVFFPLQENEHRDQILFKTIVPARSNQEKRARQEVEKIINAIHFIGTFTVEFFIDQNQNLYVNEIAPRPHNSGHYSIEACDYSQFDTHILAVTGQQLPTQIELLKPAVMMNLLGKDLDLLEDVFHEHPEWHIHIYGKHERKASRKMGHMTILTHNVEQTEQLMLETFEGRD; this is encoded by the coding sequence ATGAACTTCGATAAACTAAAATTCGGACAAACGATTGGCATTATTGGAGGGGGACAACTCGGCAAAATGATGGCACAATCAGCTCAAAAAATGGGTTTTCGTGTCATTGTTTTAGATCCGGATCCAGATTGTCCGTGCCAATATGTTGCACATCAGTTTATAGAAGCGGCGTATGATGATATAGAGGCGCTAAATCAGTTAGGTGAATTGTCTGATGTCATTACTTATGAATTTGAAAATATTGCAGCAGAACAGCTTAAACATTTAGTTGAGGCATACAATGTGCCTCAAGGTTCTCAGGCTATACAACTTTTGCAAGATCGTTTAACAGAAAAACAATCACTCCAAGATGCGGGGGCTCATGTCGTACCATTTGAACAAGTGACTAGTCAACAAGATTTAGAACAAGTGATTCAAAATCTTGGATATCCATTTATGATTAAAACGCGATTTGGTGGATATGATGGTAAAGGACAAATATTAGTACGTTCTGAAGCAGAATTGGAAGAAGCAACTCAATTGGTTATGCGTGAAGAATGTGTTGCTGAACAATTTTTAGAGTTACATCAAGAAGTTTCGCTTACAGTTACCGTTGGACAAAATCAACAAACGGTATTTTTCCCATTGCAAGAAAATGAACATCGTGATCAAATTCTATTTAAAACAATCGTGCCAGCACGTTCTAATCAAGAAAAGCGTGCTCGTCAAGAAGTTGAGAAAATTATCAATGCGATTCATTTTATAGGAACATTTACGGTAGAATTCTTTATTGATCAAAATCAAAATCTCTATGTGAATGAGATAGCACCTAGACCACACAATTCCGGACATTATTCTATAGAAGCTTGTGATTATTCACAATTTGATACTCATATTTTAGCAGTCACAGGACAGCAATTACCTACGCAAATCGAATTACTCAAGCCTGCTGTTATGATGAATTTACTTGGCAAAGACTTGGATTTACTTGAAGATGTGTTTCATGAACATCCAGAATGGCATATCCATATTTATGGTAAACATGAGCGTAAAGCGTCAAGAAAAATGGGACATATGACCATTCTTACTCATAATGTTGAACAAACTGAACAACTGATGCTAGAAACGTTTGAAGGGAGAGACTAA
- the purC gene encoding phosphoribosylaminoimidazolesuccinocarboxamide synthase, whose translation MSLLYEGKAKRVYTTDESHQLRIEYKDEVTAGNGAKKDQMVGKGRLNNQITSKIFEYIKNEGVSSHFIKQLSETEQLVKAVEIIPLEVVVRNVAAGSITKRLGFQKGETFEQPLVEFFYKNDDLNDPLITEDHIKLLNIATDKEIVTIKEKALQVNTALVKLMDEMGLLLVDYKIEFGKDEQGQILLADEISPDTCRIWDRQTKENFDKDVYREETGSLIETYQTFLNKLEAL comes from the coding sequence ATGAGCTTATTGTATGAAGGCAAAGCAAAACGTGTTTATACAACAGATGAATCTCACCAATTAAGAATAGAGTATAAAGATGAAGTAACAGCTGGCAATGGCGCCAAAAAAGATCAAATGGTTGGAAAAGGACGATTAAATAACCAAATCACATCTAAGATTTTTGAATATATTAAAAATGAAGGTGTTAGCAGTCATTTTATTAAGCAGCTATCTGAAACAGAACAGCTTGTAAAGGCGGTTGAGATTATACCTTTAGAAGTTGTAGTGAGAAATGTTGCGGCTGGATCAATTACAAAACGTCTAGGTTTTCAAAAAGGCGAAACTTTCGAACAACCGCTTGTAGAGTTCTTTTATAAAAATGATGATTTAAATGATCCACTGATTACAGAAGACCATATTAAATTGCTTAATATTGCAACTGACAAAGAAATTGTAACGATTAAAGAAAAGGCTTTACAAGTGAATACTGCGTTAGTGAAATTAATGGATGAAATGGGGCTATTACTAGTTGATTACAAAATCGAATTTGGCAAAGACGAACAAGGTCAAATTTTATTAGCTGATGAAATTTCACCTGATACATGTCGTATTTGGGATCGACAAACAAAAGAAAATTTTGATAAAGACGTATACCGAGAAGAAACAGGTTCATTAATCGAAACATACCAAACATTTTTAAATAAATTGGAGGCACTTTAA
- the purS gene encoding phosphoribosylformylglycinamidine synthase subunit PurS produces the protein MKTIELHVTLQPQVLDTQGQALNRAVHDLGYKQVNDIRVGKVLYMTIDEATDEAVHNVVTTLSEKLFANTVIEEYSYKVLDEKENA, from the coding sequence ATGAAAACGATTGAATTACATGTCACTTTACAACCACAAGTATTAGATACACAAGGTCAAGCGCTAAACAGAGCTGTACATGACTTAGGATATAAACAAGTGAATGATATTCGCGTTGGGAAAGTTCTGTATATGACTATTGATGAAGCAACAGACGAAGCTGTTCATAACGTTGTGACAACTTTGAGTGAAAAATTATTTGCGAATACTGTTATCGAAGAGTATAGTTACAAAGTTTTGGATGAAAAGGAGAATGCATAA
- the purQ gene encoding phosphoribosylformylglycinamidine synthase I, with protein sequence MKFAVLRFPGSNCDRDMYNAAVKSGVEAEYVDYRTESLKGFDGVLIPGGFSFGDYLRSGAVASVAPVIKEVKRLADEGKPVLGVCNGFQILTEIGLLPGALLHNDSHLFVSRNEVLSIVNNQTPFTRLYDEGEKVVYPVAHGEGHYYCTDEIYDHLVKNNQIILKYTDNPNGSYDDIAGIVNEKGNVCGMMPHPERALEKILGTDSGVKLFESMVKSWREQNA encoded by the coding sequence ATGAAATTTGCTGTCCTTAGATTCCCTGGATCTAACTGTGACCGTGATATGTATAATGCTGCAGTTAAATCAGGTGTAGAAGCAGAATATGTTGATTATAGAACTGAATCTTTAAAAGGTTTTGATGGTGTTCTTATTCCAGGAGGATTCTCTTTTGGGGATTACTTGCGCTCTGGTGCTGTTGCTAGCGTAGCCCCAGTAATAAAAGAAGTCAAACGTTTGGCAGATGAAGGTAAGCCGGTATTAGGTGTATGCAATGGGTTCCAAATTTTAACGGAAATTGGTTTATTGCCAGGTGCTTTGCTTCATAATGATTCTCATTTATTTGTAAGCCGAAATGAAGTCCTAAGTATAGTCAATAACCAAACGCCTTTTACAAGATTATATGATGAAGGCGAAAAAGTTGTATATCCTGTTGCCCATGGTGAAGGGCATTATTATTGTACCGATGAAATATACGACCATTTGGTAAAAAACAATCAAATTATTTTGAAATATACAGACAACCCGAATGGTTCATATGATGATATTGCTGGTATTGTCAATGAAAAAGGAAATGTATGTGGGATGATGCCACATCCAGAGCGTGCTTTAGAGAAAATTTTAGGAACTGATAGTGGTGTTAAACTATTTGAATCAATGGTGAAAAGCTGGAGGGAACAAAATGCCTAA